A single genomic interval of Camelina sativa cultivar DH55 chromosome 11, Cs, whole genome shotgun sequence harbors:
- the LOC104721181 gene encoding la-related protein 1C produces the protein MASATSNNSASSSSSSSSSSSSSSMSPRRMTENHGIPIAAAVSQSPRRPSRQVSSPWSHVVRGESDPIATAAVVAAPSSHQSKAPIEPVASVSAPPDSVLTVDEKSEESAAVGQGNAGKKPVWKRPSNGSSSEVGPVMGASSWPALSETTTKAPPSNKSSSDSLKSLGDVPSSSPSSSSLPVSQGFANASVPAAPKQAARANPNPTPNYSRQRSFKRNGASGSANGTVSQPSAQGSFAELPSHNPSPRGQNQRNGFASQTHGGADNLPQRDSFRNQNGNHHQSHGGRRNQEHGNQNRAYHRSFNGREGNAQSQRPAFVRHAPPPVQPIPPQFMAAQPIQPFASPVPFSPEMASSYYPRMPFMTPLPHGPVFYHVQDPPLHIKLQNQIQYYFSEENLITDLYLRGFMDEEGFVPLRVIAGFKKVAELTDSIQQIVEALQNSPVVEVQGDVIRKRHEWHQWVIRKMRTPAVSSPQAVDRADAVASRLGNLALGQSSADPTGGSSSQLQQPREALSDVQQQSSGAVPVSNHNDSDGANR, from the exons atgGCTTCCGCCACTTCCAATAActctgcttcctcttcttcttcttcttcttcttcttcttcttcttcttctatgtctCCTCGTCGTATGACCGAAAATCACGGCATCCCTATCGCTGCTGCTGTTTCACAATCGCCTCGCCGTCCTTCTCGGCAAGTTTCTTCTCCGTGGAGTCATGTCGTCCGTGGCGAATCAGACCCGATCGCTACAGCCGCCGTCGTAGCTGCTCCTTCCTCTCATCAATCCAAGGCTCCGATCGAGCCGGTTGCTTCCGTTTCTGCTCCGCCTGATTCTGTTTTGACGGTCGATGAGAAATCGGAGGAATCTGCTGCTGTTGGTCAGGGTAATGCGGGAAAGAAGCCAGTTTGGAAAAGGCCGTCTAATGGGTCTTCTTCTGAGGTCGGACCTGTCATGGGAGCTTCTTCTTGGCCTGCTCTTTCTGAGACTACTACCAAAGCTCCTCCTTCCAACAAGTCTTCTTCTGATTCGTTAAAAAGTCTCGGTgatgttccttcttcttcaccgtctTCATCATCTCTCCCCGTTTCTCAG ggttttgctaATGCTTCTGTTCCTGCCGCACCAAAGCAAGCTGCCCGTGCAAACCCTAATCCAACTCCAAATTATTCGCGCCAGAGATCATTTAAACGGAATGGCGCTTCTGGTTCCGCTAATGGTACTGTTTCTCAACCATCAGCACAGGGTTCATTTGCCGAATTGCCTTCGCACAACCCTTCTCCTAGAGGCCAAAACCAGAGAAATGGCTTTGCATCACAAACCCATGGTGGTGCTGACAACCTACCACAACGAGACTCCTTCAGGAACCAAAATGGTAATCATCACCAAAGTCATGGTGGCAGGCGTAATCAGGAGCACGGGAATCAGAATCGGGCTTATCACAGAAGCTTTAATGGGAGAGAAGGAAATGCACAATCACAAAGGCCAGCATTTGTAAGACATGCACCACCACCTGTTCAGCCTATTCCTCCTCAGTTTATGGCAGCTCAGCCTATTCAGCCTTTTGCCAGCCCTGTGCCCTTCTCTCCTG AAATGGCATCGTCGTATTATCCCCGTATGCCTTTTATGACACCTCTTCCACATGGTCCGGTCTTCTACCATGTTCAAGATCCTCCATTACACATAAAACTACAGAACCAAATACAGTATTATTTTAG TGAAGAGAATTTGATTACTGACTTATACCTTCGTGGGTTCATGGATGAAGAGGGTTTTGTTCCGCTACGTGTGATTGCTGGTTTCAAAAAG gtTGCAGAACTTACAGATAGCATCCAGCAAATAGTGGAGGCTCTACAAAATTCACCTGTTGTTGAAGTGCAG GGTGACGTAATAAGGAAGCGCCATGAATGGCATCAATGGGTGATTCGAAAAATGAGGACCCCTGCAGTGTCGAGCCCCCAAGCTGTTGATAGGGCAGATGCAGTAGCAAGCAGACTTGGAAACTTGGCTCTTGGTCAGAGCTCAGCGGATCCCACTGGTGGTTCAAGCAGTCAGTTGCAGCAACCTAGGGAAGCTCTTTCAGATGTTCAGCAACAGTCTTCTGGTGCTGTACCAGTGAGCAACCACAACGACTCAGATGGTGCAAACCGTTGA
- the LOC104721178 gene encoding protein MID1-COMPLEMENTING ACTIVITY 1 has product MSHSWDGLGEIASVAQLTGLDAVKLIGLIVKAANTAWMHKKNCRQFAQHLKLIGNLLEQLKISEMKKYPETREPLEGLEDALRRSYLLVNSCRDRSYLYLLAMGWNIVYQFRKHQDEIDRFLKIIPLITLVDNARIRERFEYIDRDQREYTLDEEDRHVQDVILKQESTREAASVLKKTLSCSYPNLRFCEALKTENEKLQLELQRSQEHYDVAQCEVIQRLIGVTQAAASVDPDSEKELTKKASKKAERTSSMNTEYSYEEDTPKKSSSRAASRSASNVSSGHDLLSRRASLAEHHEEWHTDLLACCSEPSLCLKTFFFPCGTLAKIATAASNRHISSAEACNELMAYSLILSCCCYTCCVRRKLRKTLNITGGLIDDFLSHVMCCCCALVQELREVEIRGAYGMEKTKISPPSSQFMEH; this is encoded by the exons ATGTCACATTCATGGGATGGTCTTGGAGAGATTGCGTCAGTAGCGCAGCTGACTGGTTTAGATGCCGTCAAGCTGATTGGGCTCATTGTTAAAGCTGCCAATACCGCTTGGATGCACAAGAAGAACTGTCGTCAGTTCGCTCAGCATCTCAAACTCATTGGGAATTTGCTTGAACAGCTCAAGATCTCTGAGATGAAAAAGTATCCTGAGACTCGTGAGCCTCTCGAAGGGCTTGAGGATGCTTTGAGGAGGTCTTACCTTCTCGTCAATAGCTGTCGTGACAGGAGTTATCTTTACTTGTTGGCTATGGGTTGGAACATTGTTTACCAGTTCAGGAAACATCAGGATGAGATTGATCGTTTTCTCAAGATCATACCGCTTATCACCTTGGTTGATAACGCTCGCATTCGG GAGAGGTTTGAATATATTGATCGTGATCAGCGCGAGTATACTCTGGATGAAGAGGACAGACATGTGCAAGATGTTATTTTGAAACAAGAATCCACGAGAGAAGCAGCATCAGTGCTGAAGAAGACTCTCTCTTGCTCATACCCTAACTTGCGTTTCTGTGAAGCTCTCAAAACAGAAAACGAGAAACTGCAGCTTGAACTTCAGCGTTCGCAGGAGCATTATGATGTGGCTCAGTGTGAAGTCATTCAGCGTTTAATTGGTGTTACACAAGCTGCTGCTTCTGTTGATCCTGACTCTGAGAAGGAGCTCACGAAGAAAGCTTCCAAAAAAGCTGAGCGTACCTCAAGCATGAACACAGAATATTCTTATGAAGAAGATACTCCTAAGAAAAGCAGTAGTCGTGCAGCCTCGAG ATCCGCTTCTAATGTTTCATCGGGGCATGATCTACTTTCACGAAGAGCATCACTAGCAGAACACCATGAAGAATGGCATACTGACTTACTTGCTTGTTGCTCGGAACCTTCTCTTT GCTTGAAGACATTCTTTTTTCCATGTGGTACTTTGGCAAAGATTGCCACTGCAGCATCTAACAGGCACATCT CTTCAGCTGAAGCATGCAATGAGCTAATGGCATATTCTTTGATACTTTCGTGCTGCTGCTACACTTGTTGTGTAAGGAGGAAACTCCGGAAGACACTAAACATCACG GGAGGGTTAATTGACGATTTTCTATCCCATGTGATGTGTTGTTGCTGTGCTCTTGTACAAGAACTGAGAGAAGTTGAGATTCGTGGGGCTTATG GTATggaaaaaacgaaaataagTCCGCCTTCGTCGCAGTTCATGGAACATTGA
- the LOC104721180 gene encoding protein FD-like isoform X1: MLSSAKHQRNLRVSATNKNKTLNKVSSISPSSPSSSSSSSTSSSSPLPSQDSQTQKRSLITMEEVWKDINLASIHHINHHSQHPQHNHEPRFRSHNHQNQNPNSIFQDFLNGPLNEEPAPTSLAMGSASNGDSTTVTALCSSPFPPPATVLSLNSGAGFEFLDNQDPLVVTPNSNLQSHHNLSNIPSFNTPFEALVTSTCFGKKRGQESNEGTGNRRHKRMIKNRESAARSRARKQECVSLFLLSTQGYQREEKKCTYAIKMLLMKPFVSHLQAYTNELELEVAHLQAENARLKRQQDQLRMAAANPQPKKNTLQRSFTAPF, encoded by the exons ATGTTGTCATCAGCAAAGCATCAGAGGAACCTTAGAGTCTCTGctacaaacaagaacaagactcTAAACAAGGTTTCTTCCATTTCACCCTCATCAccgtcgtcttcatcatcatcatcaacctcatcatcatctcctttaCCCTCACAAGACTCTCAAACCCAGAAGAGATCTCTAATCACCATGGAAGAAGTTTGGAAAGACATCAACCTTGCTTCTATCCACCACATCAACCACCACAGCCAACATCCACAGCACAACCATGAGCCACGCTTCAGGAGCCACAACCAccagaaccaaaaccctaactcGATCTTCCAAGATTTCCTCAACGGACCTTTGAACGAGGAACCAGCACCTACAAGCCTGGCCATGGGTTCTGCTTCTAATGGCGATTCCACCACTGTCACTGCTCTCTGCAGCTCTCCTTTTCCACCTCCTGCAACTGTTCTGAGCTTGAATTCCGGCGCTGGCTTCGAGTTTCTCGATAATCAAGATCCTCTTGTTGTTACCCCAAACTCCAACCTTCAGAGTCACCATAACCTCTCAAACATTCCTTCCTTCAACACCCCTTTTGAGGCTCTGGTTACATCCACTTGTTTTGGTAAGAAAAGAGGCCAAGAGTCCAATGAAGGTACAGGGAATAGAAGACATAAGCGCATGATCAAGAACAGAGAATCTGCGGCTCGTTCCCGAGCTAGGAAACAGGAATgtgtctctctttttctcctttctaCTCAAGGATAtcaaagggaagaaaaaaaatgtacttaTGCCATCAAAATGCTTCTGATGAAACCTTTTGTTTCTCACTTGCAGGCTTATACAAACGAGTTAGAACTTGAAGTTGCTCACCTGCAGGCAGAAAATGCAAGGCTCAAGAGACAACAAGATCAG TTAAGAATGGCTGCAGCAAATCCGCAACCCAAAAAGAACACACTACAACGGTCTTTCACAGCTCCATTTTGA
- the LOC104721176 gene encoding senescence/dehydration-associated protein At4g35985, chloroplastic-like: MECSAPAPKLYPSVDASTTEAPLPNSSSSSSCPNNNLYPSINVNDLVNNILPDPTVSDSASAPPLATEEVLLKIHGAILHLIDKSYSVELACGDLEILRLVQGDITVAVFARVGDEIQWPLTKDEPAVKVDESHYFFSLRPVKESSKSSDHSTDEAENNEMLNYGLTIASKGQDLEQLDKILADYSSFTAEEKQNALDLTAAKETSPEELKGKRKKMVQKQCTAYWTTLAPNVEDYSGIASKMIAAGSGQLIKGILWCGDVTMDRLMWGNEFMKKKLSKADKEREVSPTTLKLLKRVKKMTKMTEKVANGVLSGVVNVSGFFSSSVINSKAGKKLFGLLPGEMVLATLDGFNKVCDAVEVAGRNVMKTSSTVTTEIVDHKYGAKTAQATNEGLSAAGHAFGTAWTVFKIRQALTPKNAMKPSSLAKTALKTAVIGKIKGKKSS, from the exons ATGGAATGTTCTGCACCTGCTCCCAAGCTTTACCCATCCGTCGACGCTTCAACCACCGAAGCTCCTCTCCCaaactcctcctcttcttcctcttgtcctAACAACAATCTCTATCCTTCAATCAATGTGAACGATCTCGTCAACAACATCCTCCCGGATCCAACCGTATCCGACTCTGCTTCAGCTCCTCCTCTCGCGACGGAGGAAGTGCTTCTCAAAATCCACGGCGCGATTCTCCACCTCATCGACAAATCTTACAGCGTGGAGCTCGCCTGCGGCGATCTCGAGATCCTCCGTCTTGTTCAGGGAGATATCACCGTCGCGGTTTTTGCTCGCGTCGGTGATGAGATCCAATGGCCGTTGACTAAAGACGAGCCAGCCGTTAAAGTCGACGAGTCTCATTACTTCTTCTCGCTCCGACCCGTTAAAGAATCATCCAAGTCATCGGATCATTCGACTGACGAAGCAGAGAACAACGAGATGCTGAACTACGGATTAACAATCGCTTCCAAAGGTCAAGATCTTGAGCAGCTAGACAAGATCCTAGCCGACTACAGCAGTTTCACGGCTGAGGAGAAACAGAACGCGTTGGATTTGACGGCGGCGAAGGAGACGTCACCGGAGGAGCTGAAGGGAAAGAGGAAAAAGATGGTGCAGAAGCAATGTACGGCTTATTGGACGACTCTGGCTCCCAACGTGGAGGACTACAGTGGAATTGCGTCGAAAATGATCGCTGCTGGTTCTGGCCAGTTGATAAAAGGGATTTTATGGTGTGGAGATGTCACTATGGATCGGCTCATGTGGGGAAATGAgttcatgaagaagaagttgtctAAAGCAGATAAGGAGAGAGAAGTTAGTCCTACAActttgaaacttctcaaaag agtgaagaagatgacgaaaATGACAGAGAAAGTGGCCAATGGTGTGCTCTCTGGTGTTGTCAACGTTTCTGGATTCTTCTCGAGTTCTGTGATTAATAGCAAAGCTGGGAAGAAACTCTTTGGTCTTCTTCCTGGAGAAATGGTTCTTGCAACACTTGATGGATTCA ACAAGGTTTGTGATGCTGTTGAAGTAGCTGGAAGGAACGTTATGAAAACATCTTCCACTGTCACTACCGAAATCGTCGATCACAA GTATGGAGCTAAGACAGCACAGGCGACAAATGAAGGGCTTAGCGCAGCAGGGCATGCTTTTGGAACTGCATGGACCGTTTTCAAGATCAGACAAGCTCTTACTCCCAAGAACGCCATGAAGCCATCATCACTGGCTAAAACCGCACTTAAAACGGCAGTTATAGGAAAAATTAAGGGGAAAAAGAGTTCTTAG
- the LOC109127673 gene encoding uncharacterized protein LOC109127673: MVRLSRVLLKDAGNVIDKTLSEILVCPLSKQPLRFCEKTKSLVSDTIGVSFPMKGGIPCLVPKDGKILEEESEASKKNIK; this comes from the exons ATGGTGAGATTAAGCAGAGTGCTGCTAAAAGACGCCGGAAACGTAATCGACAAGACCCTCTCGGAGATTCTAGTGTGCCCTCTCTCTAAGCAACCTTTAAG GTTTTGCGAGAAGACGAAATCACTTGTCAGCGATACTATTGGTGTCTCTTTTCCT ATGAAAGGTGGGATTCCATGCTTGGTTCCAAAGGATGGAAAAATACTTGAGGAGGAAAGTGAggcatccaaaaaaaatataaaatga
- the LOC104721177 gene encoding cytoplasmic tRNA 2-thiolation protein 2, which yields MACNSTGCESGCYDREKDNGSKIVEDAVVTQESVCVKCKCNEPMTFGDGGSEDGRFCAECFRNNVFGKFRLAVTSHAMITPSDNVLVAFSGGSSSRVALQFVHELQIKALKNYEASRDRSLPVFGVGVAFVDETAAFPALSTEMIDAIEWIRSTVSSLSPPAKGLHVVPIESVFGSDSLDPRDRLVKLLDSVPDDTGKEDLLLHLKMLSLQKVASENGYNRLVVGSCTSRIASHVLTATVKGRGYSLSADIQHVDARWKVPIVLPLRDCVRQEITRLCLLDGLKTVELACRSQSGINDLVSSFVALLQEENPSRECTIVRTAAKLTPFYFNKIPETDDSNVPMATQRRLKRFNLKYDGSMTTEAFCPICNGPQNRSDSSELDYFEEGQESDALYAACCSSCRFQILPQDGSSREQFGSFLPDHMISQVKHQKVNSQAYLREKIKDCLLLDDEEVV from the exons ATGGCTTGTAATTCCACAGGCTGTGAGTCTGGTTGCTATGACCGTGAGAAGGATAATGGAAGCAAGATTGTGGAAGATGCAGTAGTTACTCAGGAGAGTGTCTGTGTCAAGTGTAAATGCAATGAGCCTATGACCTTTGGGGACGGTGGCTCAGAAGATGGAAGGTTCTGCGCCGAGTGTTTTAGGAACAATGTCTTTGGGAAGTTCCGTCTCGCTGTTACTTCTCATGCCATGATCACTCCTTCAGATAACGTTCTTGTTGCTTTCTCTGGCGGATCATCTTCCAG GGTTGCTCTTCAATTTGTTCATGAGTTGCAAATCAAGGCTTTGAAGAATTACGAGGCGAGTCGAGATAGATCTTTACCTGTCTTTGGCGTTGGTGTTGCGTTTGTGGATGAAACTGCAGCTTTTCCTGCTCTCTCTACGGAAATGATTGATGCAATTGAGTGGATTCGATCTACTGTGTCAAGTTTGTCTCCACCTGCAAAGGGTCTCCATGTTGTTCCTATCGAAAGCGTCTTTGGTTCAGACTCGCTTGACCCACGAGATAGGCTTGTAAAGCTTTTAGACTCTGTTCCTGACGATACGGGAAAAGAAGACCTTCTGTTGCATCTGAAAATGTTGTCTTTGCAAAAG GTTGCCTCTGAAAATGGGTACAACAGATTAGTGGTTGGATCATGCACGTCGAGAATTGCTTCACATGTTCTTACGGCTACTGTCAAG GGACGAGGTTATTCACTATCAGCAGATATTCAGCATGTTGATGCGAGATGGAAGGTTCCCATTGTACTTCCACTTCGAGATTGTGTTAGACAGGAAATAACTAGACTCTGCCTTTTGGATGG TCTAAAGACTGTGGAGTTGGCTTGTCGTTCTCAAAGCGGCATCAATGATTTGGTGTCTTCCTTTGTCGCTCTGTTGCAG GAAGAAAATCCTTCTCGCGAATGCACTATTGTACGGACAGCTGCAAAGCTGACTCCATTTTACTTCAACAAAATTCCGGAGACAGACGACTCGAATGTTCCTATGGCCACGCAGAGGCGCCTAAAGAGATTTAATCTTAAATATGATGGTTCTATGACTACAGAAGCTTTCTGTCCTATCTGCAATGGACCGCAAAACAGATCAGACTCATCGGAGTTAGATTATTTTGAAGAAGGCCAGGAATCCGACGCCCTTTATGCTGCTTGCTGTTCAAGTTGCCGGTTTCAAATACTTCCACAAGATGGATCATCTCGTGAGCAATTCGGTTCATTCCTGCCAGATCACATGATTTCCCAAGTGAAGCATCAAAAGGTTAACAGTCAAGCTTATCTGAG GGAGAAAATAAAAGACTGTCTACTCTTGGACGATGAAGAGGTTGTCTAA
- the LOC104721180 gene encoding protein FD-like isoform X2 — protein sequence MLSSAKHQRNLRVSATNKNKTLNKVSSISPSSPSSSSSSSTSSSSPLPSQDSQTQKRSLITMEEVWKDINLASIHHINHHSQHPQHNHEPRFRSHNHQNQNPNSIFQDFLNGPLNEEPAPTSLAMGSASNGDSTTVTALCSSPFPPPATVLSLNSGAGFEFLDNQDPLVVTPNSNLQSHHNLSNIPSFNTPFEALVTSTCFGKKRGQESNEGTGNRRHKRMIKNRESAARSRARKQAYTNELELEVAHLQAENARLKRQQDQLRMAAANPQPKKNTLQRSFTAPF from the exons ATGTTGTCATCAGCAAAGCATCAGAGGAACCTTAGAGTCTCTGctacaaacaagaacaagactcTAAACAAGGTTTCTTCCATTTCACCCTCATCAccgtcgtcttcatcatcatcatcaacctcatcatcatctcctttaCCCTCACAAGACTCTCAAACCCAGAAGAGATCTCTAATCACCATGGAAGAAGTTTGGAAAGACATCAACCTTGCTTCTATCCACCACATCAACCACCACAGCCAACATCCACAGCACAACCATGAGCCACGCTTCAGGAGCCACAACCAccagaaccaaaaccctaactcGATCTTCCAAGATTTCCTCAACGGACCTTTGAACGAGGAACCAGCACCTACAAGCCTGGCCATGGGTTCTGCTTCTAATGGCGATTCCACCACTGTCACTGCTCTCTGCAGCTCTCCTTTTCCACCTCCTGCAACTGTTCTGAGCTTGAATTCCGGCGCTGGCTTCGAGTTTCTCGATAATCAAGATCCTCTTGTTGTTACCCCAAACTCCAACCTTCAGAGTCACCATAACCTCTCAAACATTCCTTCCTTCAACACCCCTTTTGAGGCTCTGGTTACATCCACTTGTTTTGGTAAGAAAAGAGGCCAAGAGTCCAATGAAGGTACAGGGAATAGAAGACATAAGCGCATGATCAAGAACAGAGAATCTGCGGCTCGTTCCCGAGCTAGGAAACAG GCTTATACAAACGAGTTAGAACTTGAAGTTGCTCACCTGCAGGCAGAAAATGCAAGGCTCAAGAGACAACAAGATCAG TTAAGAATGGCTGCAGCAAATCCGCAACCCAAAAAGAACACACTACAACGGTCTTTCACAGCTCCATTTTGA